In a single window of the Sorangium aterium genome:
- a CDS encoding ABC transporter ATP-binding protein produces the protein MTAEAQPGWEARPDGAEAQPGWGARPQPGWGARPDQAVDPLGALEWPAERLGDALEALATQSGLGPRAAAAPVPTAGHLRSADALGAWIDQAAAYLGVEAEPIAARYDEIGEALLRVAPALVWLRDGETPRFLAVVGRRGRDLAALRADRSTARVPVEAIASRICRPIEAQVLPEIERVLARAAVQPRRRGRARRALLDERLGPVIVDGIWSLRLPPGAPLGRQALAARIPRRLLGLLAAHAAAYTLWILVWMTVGRSILDDHLDEGWLVAGALLLATVVPLRQLMAWLSGLVAIDASALVKQRLLSGALALDAEEVRGEGAGRFLGRVIESEAIEGLAMGGGVAAVASAFELAAAAAVLAQGAAGPIHALLLAAWAVLVLALCVRFYRRRARWTAARLAMTHDLVERLVGHRTRLAQERHGRWHHGEDEALAQYLLRSRDIDRSQIEIGALMPRGWLIAGIAGLLPPFLAGTGSAGAYAVALGGVLLASRALQGLSGGLSSLASAAIAWEQVSTLFQAAARGGPPPPPLPPDAGRSPALARGEAEERAGGPAARRTPRPARRSSRRTSCRSGTRDGRAPRSSTCRCGSLRATASCSRGPRAAGSRR, from the coding sequence GTGACCGCCGAGGCGCAACCTGGGTGGGAAGCCCGGCCGGACGGGGCGGAGGCGCAACCTGGGTGGGGGGCCAGGCCGCAACCCGGGTGGGGAGCGCGGCCGGATCAGGCGGTCGATCCGCTCGGCGCCCTCGAGTGGCCGGCGGAGCGCCTCGGCGACGCGCTCGAGGCGCTCGCGACGCAGAGCGGCCTCGGCCCGCGCGCGGCCGCGGCGCCCGTCCCGACCGCCGGGCACCTCCGCAGCGCGGACGCGCTCGGGGCGTGGATCGATCAGGCCGCGGCGTACCTCGGCGTCGAGGCGGAGCCGATCGCGGCGCGCTACGACGAGATCGGCGAGGCGCTCCTCCGCGTCGCGCCCGCGCTCGTGTGGCTGCGCGACGGCGAGACGCCCCGCTTCCTCGCCGTCGTGGGGCGCAGGGGGCGCGACCTCGCGGCGCTCCGCGCCGACCGCTCCACGGCGCGCGTCCCTGTCGAGGCGATCGCCAGCCGCATCTGCCGCCCGATCGAGGCGCAGGTGCTCCCGGAGATCGAGCGCGTTCTCGCGCGCGCAGCCGTCCAGCCACGGCGGCGCGGGCGCGCACGGCGGGCCCTGCTCGACGAGCGCCTCGGGCCCGTGATCGTCGACGGCATCTGGAGCCTGCGCCTGCCGCCGGGCGCGCCGCTCGGGCGGCAGGCCCTGGCCGCGCGGATCCCGCGCCGCCTCCTCGGCCTGCTCGCGGCCCACGCGGCGGCCTACACGCTCTGGATCCTGGTGTGGATGACCGTGGGGCGCAGCATCCTCGACGACCACCTCGACGAGGGGTGGCTCGTCGCCGGCGCGCTGCTGCTCGCGACGGTCGTGCCGCTGCGCCAGCTCATGGCGTGGCTGTCCGGCCTCGTCGCGATCGACGCGAGCGCGCTCGTCAAGCAGCGCCTGCTCTCGGGCGCGCTCGCGCTCGACGCCGAGGAGGTGCGCGGCGAGGGCGCGGGCCGCTTCCTCGGCCGCGTGATCGAGTCCGAGGCGATCGAGGGGCTCGCGATGGGCGGCGGCGTCGCGGCGGTCGCTTCGGCGTTCGAGCTCGCGGCGGCGGCGGCCGTGCTCGCCCAGGGCGCGGCGGGCCCGATCCACGCGCTGCTGCTCGCCGCCTGGGCGGTCCTGGTCCTCGCGCTCTGCGTGCGGTTCTACCGGCGGCGCGCGCGCTGGACCGCCGCGCGGCTCGCGATGACGCACGACCTCGTCGAGCGCCTGGTCGGCCACCGGACCCGCCTCGCCCAGGAGCGCCACGGCCGCTGGCACCACGGCGAGGACGAGGCGCTCGCCCAGTACCTGCTGCGGTCGCGCGACATCGACAGGAGCCAGATCGAGATCGGCGCGCTGATGCCGCGCGGCTGGCTCATCGCGGGCATCGCCGGCCTCCTGCCGCCGTTCCTCGCGGGCACCGGCTCCGCCGGGGCGTACGCGGTGGCGCTGGGGGGCGTCCTGCTCGCGAGCCGCGCGCTCCAGGGCCTGTCGGGTGGCCTGTCGAGCCTCGCCAGCGCGGCGATCGCGTGGGAGCAGGTCTCCACGCTGTTCCAGGCGGCCGCCCGCGGCGGGCCGCCGCCGCCTCCGCTGCCCCCCGACGCGGGGCGATCGCCGGCCCTCGCGCGCGGGGAGGCGGAGGAGCGCGCCGGCGGCCCGGCCGCGCGGCGGACGCCGAGGCCCGCGCGGCGGTCCTCGAGGCGCACGAGCTGTCGTTCCGGCACAAGGGACGGGCGCGCCCCGCGGTCATCGACGTGTCGGTGCGGATCGCTGCGGGCGACCGCATCCTGCTCGAGGGGCCCTCGGGCGGCGGGAAGTCGACGCTGA
- a CDS encoding ATP-binding cassette domain-containing protein, with protein sequence MRIAAGDRILLEGPSGGGKSTLSALLSGLRAPDAGLLLLNGLDRHMLGAAAWRRRVAAAPQFHENHVLAGTFAYNLLMGRRWPPRPDDLAEAEEICHELGLGELLGRMPGGLEQVVGETGWQLSHGERSRLYIARALLQGAEVVVLDESFAALDPETLERALRCVLRRARTLVVIAHP encoded by the coding sequence GTGCGGATCGCTGCGGGCGACCGCATCCTGCTCGAGGGGCCCTCGGGCGGCGGGAAGTCGACGCTGAGCGCGCTGCTCTCGGGGCTGCGCGCGCCCGACGCGGGGCTGCTGCTGCTGAACGGGCTCGACCGCCACATGCTGGGCGCCGCCGCGTGGCGGCGCCGCGTGGCGGCGGCGCCGCAGTTCCACGAGAACCACGTCCTCGCCGGGACGTTCGCGTACAACCTGCTGATGGGCAGGCGCTGGCCGCCGAGGCCCGACGACCTCGCGGAGGCCGAGGAGATCTGCCACGAGCTCGGCCTCGGCGAGCTGCTCGGCCGGATGCCGGGAGGGCTGGAGCAGGTGGTGGGCGAGACGGGCTGGCAGCTCTCGCACGGCGAGCGGAGCCGGCTCTACATCGCGCGCGCGCTGCTGCAGGGCGCCGAGGTCGTCGTGCTCGACGAGAGCTTCGCGGCGCTCGATCCGGAGACGCTGGAGCGCGCGCTGCGCTGCGTGCTCCGGCGCGCGCGCACCCTCGTGGTCATCGCCCACCCGTAG
- the treZ gene encoding malto-oligosyltrehalose trehalohydrolase has protein sequence MLEFKTERRLPIGAEVLTGKGVHFRVWAPGRRKVEVVLEAGPGSGGAAPLRPEEGGYFAGLVASAASGTRYRFRLDDGEALYPDPASRSQPEGPHGPSEVIDPGAFSWSDAAFRGAPLKGQVVYEMHIGTFTREGTWESAARELPELARIGVSLIELLPIAEVPGRFNWGYDGVNLFAPTRLYGSPDDLRRFVDAAHRAGIAVILDVVYNHLGPDGNYLGQFSADYFTDRHKTDWGAAINFDGPRSEAVREYFISNAGYWIDEFHLDGLRLDATQNIYDGSKDHILAAIARRVREAAKGKETFLVAENESQEEWLIRAAERGGYGLDAIWNDDFHHSAKVALTGHNEAYYSDHEGSPQELLSALKHGFLFQGQRYHWQRQRRGTPALGVDPARFVLFLENHDQVANTARGERLCHIVSPGRLRAMSAALLLAPGTPMLFQGQEFGSSAPFLFFADHNPELAPLVRKGRAEFLEQFPSCAAPEVRAQLDDPSDPRTFERCKLDFSERERNAAIYALHEDLIALRRRDPVIRAQRPRGVDGAVLSAHAFLLRYFGDDGDDRLLLVNLGRDIHRGSLPEPLFAPPPGRRWETSWSSESPRYGGQGSPPVITEEGVHIPGEAAILLHPVVGTPVPEKTSANPRPEEPKKHVR, from the coding sequence ATGCTGGAGTTCAAGACGGAGAGGCGGTTGCCCATCGGCGCGGAAGTGCTCACCGGGAAAGGAGTCCACTTCCGTGTCTGGGCGCCGGGCCGGCGCAAGGTCGAGGTCGTCCTGGAGGCCGGGCCGGGGAGCGGCGGGGCCGCCCCGCTGCGGCCCGAGGAGGGCGGTTACTTCGCGGGGCTCGTCGCGTCCGCCGCGAGCGGCACCCGCTACCGGTTCCGGCTCGACGACGGCGAGGCGCTCTATCCCGATCCCGCCTCGCGGTCGCAGCCGGAGGGGCCGCACGGGCCCTCCGAGGTGATCGATCCCGGCGCGTTCTCATGGAGCGACGCGGCATTCCGGGGCGCGCCGCTGAAGGGGCAAGTCGTCTACGAGATGCACATCGGGACCTTCACCCGGGAGGGCACGTGGGAGTCCGCGGCCCGCGAGCTGCCCGAGCTCGCGCGGATCGGCGTCTCCCTGATCGAGCTGCTCCCCATCGCCGAGGTCCCCGGCCGCTTCAACTGGGGGTACGACGGCGTGAACCTCTTCGCGCCGACGCGCCTCTATGGAAGCCCGGACGATCTCCGCCGCTTCGTGGACGCGGCGCACCGCGCCGGGATCGCGGTGATCCTCGATGTCGTCTACAACCACCTCGGCCCGGACGGCAACTACCTCGGCCAGTTCTCCGCGGACTACTTCACCGATCGTCACAAGACGGACTGGGGAGCGGCGATCAACTTCGACGGCCCGCGATCCGAGGCGGTGAGGGAATACTTCATCTCCAACGCCGGCTACTGGATCGACGAGTTCCACCTCGACGGGCTCCGGCTCGACGCGACGCAGAACATCTACGATGGCTCGAAGGACCACATCCTCGCCGCCATCGCGCGCCGCGTGCGGGAGGCGGCGAAGGGCAAGGAGACGTTCCTCGTGGCCGAGAACGAGTCCCAGGAAGAGTGGCTGATCCGCGCCGCCGAGCGGGGCGGCTACGGGCTCGACGCGATCTGGAACGACGATTTCCACCACAGCGCCAAGGTGGCGCTCACCGGCCATAACGAGGCCTATTACAGCGATCACGAGGGTTCGCCCCAGGAGCTCCTCTCCGCCCTGAAGCACGGGTTCCTCTTCCAGGGGCAGCGCTACCACTGGCAGAGGCAGCGGCGAGGGACGCCGGCGCTCGGCGTGGATCCGGCCCGCTTCGTCCTCTTCCTGGAGAACCACGATCAGGTCGCCAACACCGCGCGAGGCGAGCGGCTCTGCCACATCGTGAGCCCGGGCAGGCTCCGGGCGATGTCGGCGGCCCTGCTCCTCGCCCCGGGGACACCCATGCTCTTTCAGGGGCAGGAGTTCGGGTCCTCGGCGCCGTTCCTCTTCTTCGCCGACCACAACCCCGAGCTCGCCCCGCTCGTGCGCAAGGGCAGGGCGGAGTTCCTCGAGCAGTTCCCGTCCTGCGCGGCGCCCGAGGTCCGCGCGCAGCTCGACGATCCGAGCGACCCGCGGACGTTCGAGCGCTGCAAGCTCGATTTCTCCGAGCGCGAGCGCAACGCCGCCATCTACGCCCTCCACGAGGACCTCATCGCGCTCCGCCGGCGCGATCCGGTGATCCGGGCCCAGCGCCCGCGCGGCGTCGACGGGGCCGTCCTCTCGGCGCACGCCTTCCTCCTGCGCTACTTCGGCGACGACGGCGACGACCGGCTGCTCCTCGTCAACCTCGGGCGGGACATCCACCGAGGGTCGTTGCCGGAGCCGCTCTTCGCCCCGCCGCCGGGGCGCCGCTGGGAGACGTCGTGGTCCAGCGAGTCCCCCCGCTACGGGGGCCAAGGCAGCCCACCTGTCATCACCGAGGAGGGCGTCCATATCCCGGGCGAGGCGGCGATCCTCCTCCACCCCGTGGTCGGGACGCCGGTGCCCGAGAAGACGAGCGCCAACCCGCGCCCGGAGGAGCCCAAGAAGCATGTACGCTGA
- a CDS encoding amylo-alpha-1,6-glucosidase, whose protein sequence is MYADEICRRMVWSRGAAPTSQDDAERGSDPLTREWLVTNGLGGYASGTVSGAVTRRFHGLLISALPAPLGRTMMLSDLSTRIFTADDRVYQVGGQEPWLDDGGAQVIDLAEFRLEAGLPVWRYEGAGMAIERRLLMPHAQNTVHVTYTLVEGTGPVRIELQPWVNFRPHEGALDRPVAGPYALTVVEDRYELASPSDLPPLRLKVQGARAEFRIESARLRNVRYRIEQSRGYDAVGEFYSPGRFSLELPVSGSVTLIASTEAWETLNALSTDEVQRAEHKRRTRLLLAAAPQVRTGPAAELVLGADQFLISPAGRVEDAARARAAGDEVRTVIAGYHWFTDWGRDTMISLEGLTLVTGRHTEAGYILRTFAHYVKDGLIPNMFPEGKNDGLYHTADATLWFFHALDRYLATTEDRETLRLILPTLIDIVEHHTRGTRFGIRADPQDGLIRQGEEGYQLTWMDAKVGDYVVTPRRGKAVEINALWYNALRLIERWARESDGDGAAKRYGVAAEQVKASFNRRFWSEKHGYLYDVIDGEQGVDDAFRPNQLLAISLPHPVLDPARWKGIVDQVKERLWTPVGLRSLAPGHPDYKPKYFGDLRARDMAYHQGTVWGWLMGPFIDAWLKVYPTDLAGARRLLEGFAPHLDEACAGSISEIFDAEPPFTPRGCVAQAWSVAEVLRAYARTAPSGG, encoded by the coding sequence ATGTACGCTGACGAGATCTGCCGGAGGATGGTCTGGTCCCGGGGCGCCGCCCCCACCTCGCAGGACGACGCCGAGCGCGGCTCGGACCCGCTCACGCGGGAATGGCTCGTCACGAACGGCCTCGGCGGTTACGCGTCGGGCACCGTCTCCGGCGCGGTGACCCGCCGCTTCCATGGACTGCTGATCTCCGCGCTGCCGGCCCCCCTCGGCCGCACCATGATGCTCAGCGATCTCTCCACCCGGATCTTCACCGCGGACGACAGGGTGTACCAGGTGGGCGGTCAGGAGCCCTGGCTCGACGACGGCGGCGCGCAGGTCATCGATCTCGCCGAGTTCCGCCTCGAGGCCGGGCTCCCCGTCTGGCGCTACGAGGGCGCGGGGATGGCGATCGAGCGGCGCCTCCTCATGCCCCACGCGCAGAACACGGTCCATGTCACGTACACGCTCGTCGAGGGGACGGGGCCGGTGCGGATCGAGCTCCAGCCGTGGGTGAATTTCCGGCCGCACGAGGGCGCGCTCGATCGGCCGGTGGCGGGCCCCTATGCGCTCACCGTGGTCGAGGATCGCTACGAGCTCGCGTCGCCGAGCGACCTGCCGCCGCTCCGGCTGAAGGTCCAGGGCGCTCGGGCCGAGTTCAGGATCGAGAGCGCCCGGCTGCGCAACGTGCGCTACCGGATCGAGCAGAGCCGCGGATACGACGCCGTGGGCGAGTTCTACAGCCCTGGCCGCTTCAGCCTGGAGCTCCCGGTCTCCGGCAGCGTGACCCTGATCGCGTCGACGGAGGCCTGGGAGACGCTCAACGCCCTCTCCACGGACGAGGTGCAGCGCGCGGAGCACAAGCGCCGGACACGGCTCCTGCTCGCGGCGGCGCCCCAGGTCCGCACCGGGCCGGCGGCGGAGCTCGTCCTCGGCGCCGATCAGTTCCTCATCAGCCCCGCCGGCCGCGTCGAGGACGCCGCCCGCGCCCGGGCCGCCGGGGACGAGGTGCGCACCGTCATCGCGGGCTATCACTGGTTCACCGACTGGGGCCGGGACACCATGATCAGCCTGGAGGGGCTGACGCTCGTCACCGGGCGCCACACCGAGGCGGGCTACATCCTGCGCACGTTCGCCCATTACGTGAAGGATGGGCTCATCCCCAACATGTTCCCGGAGGGCAAGAACGACGGGCTCTACCACACCGCCGACGCCACCCTCTGGTTCTTCCACGCGCTCGATCGCTACCTGGCGACCACCGAGGATCGCGAGACGCTCCGGCTCATCCTCCCCACGCTGATCGACATCGTCGAGCACCACACCCGCGGGACGCGCTTCGGGATCCGCGCCGACCCGCAGGACGGCCTGATCCGCCAGGGGGAAGAGGGGTATCAGCTGACCTGGATGGACGCGAAGGTCGGCGATTACGTCGTCACGCCACGCCGGGGGAAGGCCGTGGAGATCAACGCGCTCTGGTACAACGCCCTGCGCCTCATCGAGCGCTGGGCGCGCGAGTCCGACGGCGACGGCGCAGCGAAGCGCTACGGCGTGGCCGCCGAGCAGGTCAAGGCCTCCTTCAACCGGCGCTTCTGGTCCGAGAAGCACGGCTATCTATATGACGTGATCGACGGCGAGCAGGGCGTCGACGACGCCTTCCGGCCAAACCAGCTCCTCGCGATCTCTCTGCCTCACCCCGTCCTCGACCCTGCGCGCTGGAAGGGGATCGTCGATCAGGTGAAGGAGCGGCTCTGGACGCCCGTGGGCCTCAGGTCGCTCGCGCCGGGGCACCCGGACTACAAACCGAAGTACTTCGGCGACCTCCGCGCCCGGGACATGGCCTATCACCAGGGGACCGTGTGGGGGTGGCTCATGGGCCCGTTCATCGACGCCTGGCTGAAGGTGTATCCCACCGATCTCGCCGGGGCGCGGCGCCTGCTCGAGGGCTTCGCGCCGCACCTCGACGAGGCCTGCGCCGGCTCGATCAGCGAGATCTTCGACGCCGAGCCGCCGTTCACGCCCCGCGGGTGCGTCGCCCAGGCGTGGAGCGTGGCCGAGGTGCTGCGCGCCTATGCCCGGACGGCCCCCTCGGGGGGCTGA
- a CDS encoding cytochrome P450 family protein, whose protein sequence is MVDQDAFPELFHPSSRAEPHAIYARMRAAGRLHRLIHPRLDVPIWVAMRHDDCVELLKDPRLIRDVHKLPAEVRRRYFPLSERTTFMDRHMLDADPPDHTRLRGLVQRAFSPRMMEGLRPRIQAIADGLIDAVIDRRRMELVADFAFPLPTGVIAELLGLPVEDRDRFRRWTKVLLAPAKDREFVERGQSAVEEFGAYFRALFDARRKAPRDDMISGLVLAEEQEHKLSPIELSSMVFLLLVAGHETTVHLIASGMLLLLSHPAERRRLAEDPGLVGSAVEEALRCEGPAELSTIRWALEDIELFGARVPAGEGVAAGLLAANRDPEHFPDPDRFDIGRSPNRHIAFGSGIHFCLGAMLARIEAAIAFSTLLRRLPRIELATSPRDIVWSEWPVIRGPAAVPVVF, encoded by the coding sequence ATGGTCGACCAGGACGCTTTTCCGGAGCTGTTCCATCCGAGCAGCCGCGCCGAGCCTCACGCGATCTACGCGCGCATGCGCGCCGCGGGGCGCCTGCATCGCCTCATTCACCCCCGCCTCGACGTGCCCATCTGGGTGGCCATGCGTCACGACGACTGCGTGGAGCTCCTCAAGGATCCGCGCCTGATCCGCGACGTCCACAAGCTCCCTGCCGAGGTGCGCCGGCGTTACTTCCCGCTCAGCGAGCGCACGACCTTCATGGATCGGCACATGCTCGACGCCGATCCGCCGGATCACACGCGGCTCAGGGGCCTCGTCCAGCGGGCCTTCTCGCCGCGGATGATGGAAGGGCTGCGCCCGCGCATCCAGGCGATCGCGGACGGGCTCATCGACGCCGTGATCGACCGGCGCCGGATGGAGCTCGTGGCAGACTTCGCTTTTCCGCTCCCCACCGGGGTGATCGCCGAGCTCCTCGGCCTCCCCGTCGAGGATCGCGACCGGTTCCGCCGGTGGACCAAGGTCCTCCTCGCGCCCGCGAAAGATCGCGAGTTCGTGGAGCGCGGGCAGTCCGCGGTGGAGGAGTTCGGGGCGTACTTCCGGGCGCTCTTCGACGCGCGCCGCAAGGCCCCGCGCGACGACATGATCAGCGGCCTCGTGCTCGCCGAGGAGCAGGAGCACAAGCTGAGCCCGATCGAGCTCTCGAGCATGGTGTTCCTCCTGCTCGTCGCGGGCCACGAGACCACCGTGCACCTCATCGCGAGCGGCATGCTCCTCCTGCTCTCGCACCCCGCGGAGCGGCGCCGGCTGGCCGAGGACCCCGGGCTCGTCGGCTCCGCAGTGGAAGAGGCGCTGCGCTGCGAGGGGCCGGCAGAGCTCTCGACGATCCGCTGGGCGCTCGAGGACATCGAGCTGTTCGGCGCCCGCGTGCCGGCGGGAGAGGGGGTCGCGGCGGGGCTCCTGGCCGCGAACCGGGATCCGGAGCACTTTCCGGATCCAGACCGCTTCGACATCGGCCGCTCGCCGAACCGGCACATCGCCTTCGGGAGCGGGATCCACTTCTGCCTGGGCGCGATGCTCGCGCGGATCGAGGCGGCGATCGCCTTCTCGACGCTCCTCCGGAGGCTGCCGCGCATCGAGCTCGCCACCTCGCCCCGCGACATCGTGTGGAGCGAGTGGCCCGTGATCCGCGGCCCGGCGGCGGTTCCTGTGGTGTTCTGA
- a CDS encoding metallophosphoesterase family protein, translated as MKFVHAADLHIDSPLRGLDRYPGAPVEQIRGATRRALENLVNLCLAEEVDLLLLAGDIYDGDWKDYSTGLFFAAQLSRLRAAKVEVVLLYGNHDAESNITRHLELPENARRLDPRRPESIVFDRLGIAVHGQSFATKAVTDDLAAGYPDARAGLFNIGMLHTCLGGREGHDNYAPCSLNTLVGKRYDYWALGHVHTREVLSRDPYIAFPGNLQGRHARETGEKGALLVAVDEGRITSVEHRPLDVVRWCACEVDLSPAASADDIVDLTREELERRLAEADGRTLAARVFLCGATKAHAALRADFERWMGQIRAIANDLGGALWIERVLSRTISPLQVGALDERDDAIGQLTRSLRALRDDEAGLSSLLREFASLRNKLPVEAREGDDAIRLDDPSFLREALDDVEHTLISRLLGASDAP; from the coding sequence ATGAAGTTCGTCCACGCCGCCGACCTCCACATCGACAGCCCCCTCCGCGGGCTCGACCGTTACCCGGGCGCCCCCGTCGAGCAGATCCGCGGGGCGACCCGCCGCGCGCTCGAGAACCTCGTGAACCTCTGCCTCGCCGAGGAGGTCGACCTCCTGCTCCTCGCGGGCGACATCTACGACGGCGACTGGAAGGACTACAGCACAGGCCTGTTCTTCGCCGCGCAGCTCTCCCGGCTGCGCGCCGCCAAGGTGGAGGTCGTGCTCCTCTATGGCAACCACGACGCCGAGAGCAACATCACGCGTCACCTGGAGCTCCCCGAGAACGCCCGGCGGCTCGATCCCCGCCGCCCCGAGTCCATCGTCTTCGATCGGCTCGGGATCGCCGTCCACGGACAGAGCTTCGCGACCAAGGCCGTCACCGACGATCTCGCCGCGGGTTATCCGGACGCGCGGGCAGGCCTCTTCAACATCGGCATGCTCCACACCTGCCTGGGCGGCCGCGAGGGCCACGACAACTACGCTCCTTGCAGCCTGAACACCCTCGTCGGGAAGCGATACGATTACTGGGCGCTCGGCCACGTGCACACCCGGGAGGTGCTCTCGCGCGATCCGTACATCGCGTTCCCCGGCAACCTCCAGGGCCGCCACGCCCGCGAGACCGGCGAGAAGGGCGCCCTGCTCGTCGCGGTGGACGAGGGCCGCATCACCTCGGTCGAGCACCGCCCCCTCGACGTCGTGCGCTGGTGCGCCTGCGAGGTCGATCTCTCCCCGGCCGCGAGCGCCGACGACATCGTGGATCTGACGCGGGAGGAGCTCGAGCGGCGCCTCGCCGAGGCGGACGGGCGCACGCTGGCCGCGCGGGTCTTCCTGTGCGGCGCGACGAAGGCGCACGCCGCGCTCCGCGCCGATTTCGAGCGCTGGATGGGGCAGATCCGCGCGATCGCCAACGACCTCGGCGGCGCGCTCTGGATCGAGCGCGTCCTCTCCCGGACGATCTCGCCGCTCCAGGTGGGCGCGCTGGACGAGCGGGACGACGCGATCGGCCAGCTCACGCGGTCGCTGCGCGCGCTGCGCGACGACGAGGCGGGCCTGTCCTCGCTGCTGCGCGAGTTCGCGAGCCTCAGGAACAAGCTGCCCGTCGAGGCGCGCGAGGGAGACGACGCGATCCGCCTCGACGACCCGTCGTTCCTGCGCGAGGCGCTCGACGACGTGGAGCACACGCTGATCTCGCGGCTGCTCGGCGCGAGCGACGCGCCCTGA